The Streptomyces sp. HUAS CB01 genome has a segment encoding these proteins:
- a CDS encoding RDD family protein — translation MSGVVTGDAVVLGLRPARLPSRALALVIDLALVWAAYLLISVGLAIATASLDEAAGMAVSIATFVLVLVGAPIAVETLSHGRSLGKLACGLRVVRDDGGPIRFRHALVRGAMGVVEILMTFGAIACIASLVSARGRRIGDVFAGTLVVRERVPAARSVYAPPPPPWLIGRFTELDLSGVPDDLWLAVRQYLTRLNQLDPEVSRSLAERLAGDLAACTGTPVPAGVPAGAFLAAVVNERQTRDTRRAYAAASRNPAVSANPVAAPVNRGGTPAATGAGAPSAPSSVPAPEPARIGDDSTGAGVGPAATGFAPPA, via the coding sequence GCGCCCTGGCGCTTGTCATCGATCTGGCTCTCGTGTGGGCCGCCTACCTCCTGATATCCGTCGGGCTCGCGATCGCGACGGCGTCGCTGGACGAGGCGGCGGGGATGGCCGTGTCGATCGCGACGTTCGTCCTCGTCCTCGTCGGTGCGCCGATCGCCGTGGAGACGCTCAGTCACGGCCGTTCCCTGGGCAAGCTCGCCTGCGGATTGCGGGTGGTGCGGGACGACGGGGGCCCGATCCGGTTCCGGCACGCGCTGGTGCGCGGGGCGATGGGGGTGGTGGAGATCCTGATGACCTTCGGGGCCATCGCCTGCATCGCCTCGCTGGTGTCGGCGCGCGGGCGCCGAATCGGCGATGTGTTCGCCGGGACCCTGGTCGTCCGGGAGCGGGTGCCCGCCGCGCGGTCCGTGTACGCGCCTCCGCCGCCGCCCTGGTTGATCGGGCGGTTCACGGAGCTCGACCTCTCCGGTGTGCCGGACGACCTGTGGCTGGCGGTACGCCAGTACCTGACGCGGTTGAACCAGCTGGACCCGGAGGTGAGCCGGTCGCTGGCCGAGCGGCTGGCCGGTGATCTGGCCGCGTGCACGGGGACGCCCGTCCCGGCCGGGGTGCCGGCGGGTGCGTTCCTGGCGGCCGTGGTGAACGAGCGGCAGACACGGGACACGCGGCGGGCGTACGCGGCGGCCTCCAGGAACCCGGCGGTGTCGGCGAACCCTGTTGCAGCGCCCGTGAACCGTGGGGGTACGCCTGCCGCCACCGGTGCCGGGGCCCCGTCCGCGCCGTCGTCGGTTCCGGCGCCGGAACCCGCCCGGATCGGCGACGACAGCACCGGAGCAGGGGTGGGACCGGCGGCGACGGGGTTCGCGCCGCCCGCTTGA
- the ahcY gene encoding adenosylhomocysteinase, with product MTTVAAGQDFKVADLSLADFGRKEITLAEHEMPGLMAIRKEYAERQPLAGARITGSLHMTVQTAVLIETLVALGAEVRWASCNIFSTQDHAAAAIAVGPEGTVDNPRGVPVFAWKGETLEEYWWCTEQALTWPDSPTGGPNMILDDGGDATLLVHKGVEFEKAGEAPDPSTADSEEYGHILRLLNRTLAENPQKWTRLASEIRGVTEETTTGVHRLYEMQRDGSLLFPAINVNDAVTKSKFDNKYGCRHSLVDGINRATDVLIGGKVAVVCGYGDVGKGCAESLRGQGARVIITEIDPICALQAAMDGYQVTTLDEVIDTADIFITTTGNKDIIMASDMARMKHQAIVGNIGHFDNEIDMAGLAKTPGIVKDEVKPQVHTWTFPDGKVIIVLSEGRLLNLGNATGHPSFVMSNSFADQTLAQIELFTKPEEYPTDVYVLPKHLDEKVARLHLDSLGVKLTTLRPEQAAYIGVEVDGPYKPDHYRY from the coding sequence ATGACGACTGTCGCCGCTGGTCAGGACTTCAAGGTCGCCGACCTCTCCCTGGCCGATTTCGGCCGCAAGGAGATCACCCTCGCCGAGCACGAGATGCCCGGTCTGATGGCCATCCGCAAGGAGTACGCGGAGAGGCAGCCGCTGGCCGGTGCCCGGATCACCGGTTCGCTGCACATGACGGTGCAGACCGCCGTCCTGATCGAGACCCTGGTGGCACTCGGCGCCGAGGTGCGCTGGGCGTCCTGCAACATCTTCTCCACCCAGGACCACGCCGCCGCGGCCATCGCCGTCGGCCCCGAGGGCACCGTGGACAATCCCCGGGGCGTCCCGGTCTTCGCCTGGAAGGGCGAGACCCTGGAGGAGTACTGGTGGTGCACGGAGCAGGCGCTGACCTGGCCGGACTCGCCCACCGGCGGCCCGAACATGATCCTCGACGACGGTGGTGACGCCACCCTCCTCGTCCACAAGGGCGTCGAGTTCGAGAAGGCCGGCGAGGCCCCGGACCCGTCCACCGCGGACAGCGAGGAGTACGGCCACATCCTCCGTCTGCTCAACCGCACCCTGGCCGAGAACCCGCAGAAGTGGACGCGGCTGGCGTCGGAGATCCGCGGTGTCACCGAGGAGACCACGACCGGTGTCCACCGCCTGTACGAGATGCAGCGTGACGGCTCCCTCCTCTTCCCGGCGATCAACGTCAACGACGCCGTCACCAAGTCGAAGTTCGACAACAAGTACGGTTGCCGCCACTCGCTCGTCGACGGCATCAACCGCGCCACCGACGTCCTGATCGGCGGCAAGGTCGCCGTCGTCTGCGGCTACGGCGACGTCGGCAAGGGCTGCGCCGAGTCCCTGCGCGGCCAGGGCGCACGCGTGATCATCACCGAGATCGACCCGATCTGCGCCCTGCAGGCCGCCATGGACGGCTACCAGGTCACGACGCTGGACGAGGTCATCGACACGGCCGACATCTTCATCACGACCACCGGCAACAAGGACATCATCATGGCCTCGGACATGGCCAGGATGAAGCACCAGGCCATCGTCGGGAACATCGGCCACTTCGACAACGAGATCGACATGGCCGGACTCGCCAAGACCCCCGGCATCGTCAAGGACGAGGTCAAGCCGCAGGTCCACACCTGGACCTTCCCGGACGGCAAGGTGATCATCGTGCTGTCCGAGGGCCGCCTGCTCAACCTGGGCAACGCGACCGGCCACCCCTCCTTCGTGATGTCCAACTCGTTCGCGGACCAGACCCTGGCCCAGATCGAGCTGTTCACCAAGCCGGAGGAGTACCCGACCGACGTCTACGTGCTGCCCAAGCACCTCGACGAGAAGGTCGCCCGGCTCCACCTCGACTCGCTCGGCGTGAAGCTCACGACGCTCCGCCCCGAGCAGGCCGCCTACATCGGCGTCGAGGTCGACGGCCCGTACAAGCCCGACCACTACCGCTACTGA
- a CDS encoding cation diffusion facilitator family transporter, translating into MSASGGTKAIVAALAANLAIAVAKFVAFLFSGSSSMLAESVHSVADSGNQGLLLLGGKKAKRAATPEHPFGYGRERYIYAFLVSIVLFSVGGMFAIYEGYEKIVHPHAVEDWYWPIGVLVFAIIAETFSFRTAIKESNVLRGKRSWKEFVRHAKAPELPVVLLEDLGALVGLILALFGVGLALITGNGVWDGIGTLCIGILLILIALVLAAETKSLLLGEAAGLEDVEKIKAATVDGDTVTGIIHMRTLHIGPEELLVAAKIAVRHDNTAEQVATAINAAEDRIRSAVPIARVIYLEPDIYNEQAAAAGADPAKSPGGPGPDTAH; encoded by the coding sequence ATGAGCGCGTCAGGCGGAACCAAGGCGATCGTCGCGGCCCTCGCCGCGAACCTCGCGATCGCAGTAGCCAAGTTCGTGGCGTTCCTCTTCAGCGGCTCCTCGTCGATGCTGGCGGAGAGCGTCCACTCGGTCGCCGACTCCGGGAACCAGGGCCTCCTGCTCCTCGGCGGCAAGAAGGCCAAGCGCGCGGCCACCCCGGAGCATCCCTTCGGCTACGGCCGCGAGCGCTACATCTACGCCTTCCTCGTCTCGATCGTGCTCTTCTCGGTCGGCGGCATGTTCGCGATCTACGAGGGCTACGAGAAGATCGTGCACCCGCACGCCGTCGAGGACTGGTACTGGCCGATCGGTGTGCTCGTGTTCGCCATCATCGCGGAGACGTTCTCGTTCCGTACGGCCATCAAGGAGTCCAACGTCCTGCGGGGCAAGCGTTCCTGGAAGGAGTTCGTCCGCCACGCCAAGGCCCCCGAGCTCCCGGTCGTCCTCCTCGAGGACCTCGGCGCGCTCGTCGGTCTGATCCTCGCCCTCTTCGGCGTCGGCCTCGCCCTGATCACCGGCAACGGCGTGTGGGACGGCATCGGCACCCTCTGCATCGGCATCCTCCTCATCCTGATCGCGCTGGTGCTCGCGGCCGAGACGAAGTCCCTGCTGCTCGGTGAGGCGGCCGGCCTGGAGGACGTCGAGAAGATCAAGGCGGCGACCGTCGACGGCGACACGGTGACCGGCATCATCCACATGCGCACGCTGCACATCGGCCCCGAGGAACTGCTGGTGGCGGCCAAGATCGCGGTACGCCACGACAACACGGCGGAGCAGGTCGCCACGGCGATCAACGCCGCCGAGGACCGCATCCGCAGCGCCGTCCCGATCGCGCGCGTCATCTACCTGGAGCCCGACATCTACAACGAGCAGGCCGCCGCGGCGGGGGCGGACCCCGCCAAGTCCCCCGGCGGCCCCGGACCCGACACGGCTCACTGA
- the manA gene encoding mannose-6-phosphate isomerase, class I encodes MDRLSNTVRPYAWGSTTLIPELLGVAPTGEPQAEMWMGAHPGAPSQTGRGSLHDVIGADPARELGRPALEAFGPRLPFLLKLLAAGAPLSLQVHPDRAQAQEGFAAEEKAGIPLDAPHRNYKDGNHKPELVCALTPFDGLCGFRPPVEAADFLSGLDVDSLKPYVDLLHAHPEEAALREVLTAVLSADPEEMAHTVAEATAAAERLGGAYAPFAATAHHFPGDPGVIAAMLLNHVRLQPGEALFLGAGVPHAYLGGLAVEIMANSDNVLRCGLTPKHVDVPELLRVVRFEAGDPGVLRPEASPSGEELYDTPIDEFRLSRFVRPEGAAPVDLTLPTPQILLATAGRPNAGELTLAPGQSVFVPAGEKAELSGTGTVFRATVAV; translated from the coding sequence ATGGACCGCCTCTCCAACACCGTGCGCCCCTACGCCTGGGGGTCCACCACGCTCATCCCGGAACTCCTCGGCGTCGCCCCGACCGGCGAGCCACAGGCGGAGATGTGGATGGGCGCCCACCCCGGCGCCCCCTCGCAGACCGGCCGCGGCTCCCTGCACGACGTCATCGGGGCCGACCCGGCGCGCGAACTCGGCCGCCCCGCCCTCGAGGCGTTCGGCCCCCGGCTGCCGTTCCTGCTCAAGCTGCTCGCCGCCGGCGCGCCGCTGTCCCTGCAGGTCCACCCCGACCGGGCACAGGCGCAGGAGGGGTTCGCCGCGGAGGAGAAGGCCGGCATCCCGCTCGACGCGCCCCACCGCAACTACAAGGACGGCAACCACAAGCCCGAGCTGGTGTGCGCGCTCACCCCGTTCGACGGCCTGTGCGGCTTCCGCCCGCCCGTCGAGGCGGCCGACTTCCTCTCCGGTCTCGACGTCGACTCGCTCAAGCCGTACGTCGACCTCCTCCACGCCCACCCCGAGGAAGCCGCGCTGCGCGAGGTCCTGACCGCGGTCCTCTCCGCGGACCCGGAGGAGATGGCCCACACCGTCGCGGAGGCCACGGCGGCCGCGGAACGCCTCGGCGGGGCGTACGCCCCCTTCGCCGCCACCGCGCACCACTTCCCCGGCGACCCGGGCGTCATCGCCGCCATGCTCCTCAACCACGTACGACTGCAGCCCGGGGAGGCGCTGTTCCTCGGCGCCGGGGTCCCGCACGCATACCTCGGCGGACTCGCCGTGGAGATCATGGCGAACTCCGACAACGTGCTGCGGTGCGGGCTCACCCCGAAGCACGTCGACGTCCCCGAACTCCTGCGCGTCGTACGCTTCGAGGCGGGCGACCCCGGCGTCCTGCGGCCCGAGGCGTCGCCGTCCGGGGAGGAGCTGTACGACACCCCGATCGACGAGTTCCGGCTCTCCCGCTTCGTACGGCCGGAAGGCGCGGCCCCCGTGGACCTCACCCTGCCCACCCCGCAGATCCTGCTGGCGACGGCCGGCCGGCCGAACGCCGGGGAACTCACCCTCGCCCCGGGGCAGTCGGTGTTCGTGCCCGCAGGCGAAAAGGCCGAACTGTCCGGTACGGGCACCGTCTTCAGGGCCACCGTGGCGGTCTGA
- a CDS encoding SIS domain-containing protein: MLDESLLDAPEALARADRRGLLRGAAEAGARVRTAARHAAEAGIAELTPEGRPRAVLIAGSGTAATGVADLLAELAGPTAPVTRLHPTGVAPAAGALRWALPGWAGSVDLLLVATTDGSEPGLALLAEQAYRRGCTVVAVAPQRSPLSEAVDGVHGLVVPMATAPYEQYEETRSAASPGAFWALFTPLLALLDRVGLIAAAPEVMQSVADRLDRIAERCGPAIATYSNPAKTLAAEFADTLPLIWTEGAAGPVGRRFAAVLAELAGRPAIAAELPEALPAHGMLLAGAFAAGADPGDFFRDRVEEPQAVRARVLLLRDSLDNGFTAAPAARELALSHDTAISELEPEDGSALETLAELLAVTDFAAGYLALASNGGHA, from the coding sequence ATGCTCGACGAGTCACTCCTCGACGCCCCGGAAGCCCTCGCCCGCGCCGACCGCCGCGGTCTGCTCCGCGGCGCCGCGGAGGCAGGGGCGCGCGTACGTACCGCCGCCCGGCACGCAGCGGAGGCGGGCATCGCCGAGCTGACTCCGGAGGGCCGCCCGCGGGCCGTCCTGATCGCGGGTTCCGGTACCGCCGCCACGGGCGTCGCCGACCTCCTCGCCGAGCTGGCCGGACCCACCGCGCCGGTCACCCGCCTCCACCCCACCGGTGTCGCCCCGGCGGCCGGCGCCCTGCGCTGGGCGCTCCCCGGCTGGGCCGGTTCCGTCGACCTGCTCCTCGTCGCCACGACCGACGGCAGCGAACCCGGACTCGCCCTGCTCGCCGAACAGGCGTACCGGCGCGGCTGCACCGTCGTCGCCGTCGCGCCGCAGCGCTCGCCGCTCTCCGAGGCCGTCGACGGCGTCCACGGCCTCGTCGTCCCCATGGCGACGGCGCCGTACGAGCAGTACGAGGAGACCCGCAGCGCGGCGAGCCCCGGCGCCTTCTGGGCCCTGTTCACCCCGCTCCTCGCACTCCTCGACCGGGTCGGTCTGATCGCCGCCGCCCCGGAGGTGATGCAGAGCGTGGCCGACCGGCTCGACCGCATCGCCGAACGCTGCGGCCCGGCGATCGCCACGTACAGCAATCCCGCCAAGACCCTCGCGGCCGAGTTCGCGGACACGCTCCCGCTGATCTGGACCGAAGGCGCGGCGGGGCCCGTCGGCCGCCGGTTCGCCGCCGTGCTGGCCGAGCTCGCCGGCCGGCCCGCGATCGCCGCGGAACTGCCCGAGGCGCTGCCCGCCCACGGCATGCTCCTCGCGGGCGCCTTCGCGGCAGGGGCGGATCCGGGCGACTTCTTCCGCGACCGCGTCGAGGAGCCGCAGGCCGTCAGGGCGCGGGTCCTGCTGCTGCGGGACAGCCTGGACAACGGGTTCACCGCGGCACCGGCCGCACGCGAACTCGCGCTGAGCCACGACACCGCCATCAGCGAACTGGAGCCGGAGGACGGCAGCGCCCTGGAGACCCTCGCGGAGCTCCTCGCCGTGACGGACTTCGCCGCCGGGTATCTGGCTCTCGCGAGCAACGGCGGCCACGCCTGA
- a CDS encoding Trm112 family protein, with amino-acid sequence MPLEAGLLEILACPACHAPLDDATAAESPELICTGKDCGLAYPVRDGIPVLLVDEARRPA; translated from the coding sequence ATGCCGCTCGAAGCCGGCCTTCTGGAGATCCTCGCCTGTCCGGCCTGCCACGCGCCGCTCGACGACGCGACGGCTGCCGAATCCCCCGAGCTGATCTGCACCGGCAAGGACTGCGGCCTGGCGTACCCGGTACGGGACGGCATCCCCGTACTGCTCGTGGACGAGGCCCGCCGCCCCGCCTAG
- a CDS encoding phosphomannomutase/phosphoglucomutase — MAASSAADLSQIVKAYDVRGVVPDQWDESLAELLGSAFVQVTGAEAVVVGHDMRPSSPGLSGAFARGAAARGADVTMIGLCSTDQLYSASGQLMLPGAMFTASHNPAQYNGIKMCRAGASPVGQDTGLTEIRELVESWLASGAPAPVAAPGSVSERDTLDDYASHLLSLVDLATIRPLKVVVDAGNGMGGHTVPKVFASLPVELVPMYFELDGTFPNHEANPLDPRNLVDLQARVRAEGADIGLAFDGDADRCFVVDERGEGVSPSAITALVAARELARNGGGVVIHNLITSWSVPEVVREHGGTPVRTRVGHSFIKEEMARSGAIFGGEHSAHYYFRDFWNADTGMLAALHVLAALGTHDGPLSDLVGRYDRYAASGEINSTVEDQAGRTAAVREAFSAREGVTFDTLDGLTVSTADWWFNLRPSNTEPLLRLNVEARDEATMSALRDEVLGLVRKS, encoded by the coding sequence GTGGCTGCATCCTCTGCTGCTGATCTGTCACAGATCGTGAAGGCGTACGACGTGCGCGGGGTGGTGCCGGACCAGTGGGACGAGTCGCTGGCCGAACTGCTCGGATCCGCCTTCGTCCAGGTCACCGGCGCGGAAGCCGTCGTCGTCGGCCATGACATGCGGCCCTCGTCGCCCGGCCTCTCGGGTGCCTTCGCCCGGGGCGCGGCCGCGCGCGGCGCGGACGTCACCATGATCGGCCTCTGCTCGACGGACCAGCTGTACTCGGCGTCCGGGCAGCTCATGCTGCCGGGCGCGATGTTCACGGCGTCCCACAACCCCGCCCAGTACAACGGCATCAAGATGTGCCGCGCGGGCGCGTCGCCGGTGGGCCAGGACACGGGCCTCACCGAGATCCGCGAGCTGGTCGAGTCCTGGCTCGCGTCCGGCGCGCCGGCCCCCGTGGCCGCCCCGGGGTCGGTCAGCGAGCGCGACACCCTCGACGACTACGCGTCCCACCTGCTCTCCCTCGTGGACCTCGCGACGATCCGCCCGCTGAAGGTGGTCGTGGACGCGGGCAACGGCATGGGCGGCCACACGGTCCCGAAGGTCTTCGCCTCCCTGCCGGTCGAGCTCGTCCCGATGTACTTCGAGCTGGACGGGACGTTCCCCAACCACGAGGCCAACCCCCTCGACCCCAGGAACCTCGTGGACCTCCAGGCGCGGGTACGCGCGGAGGGCGCGGACATCGGTCTCGCCTTCGACGGCGACGCCGACCGCTGCTTCGTCGTCGACGAGCGCGGCGAAGGGGTCTCCCCCTCGGCGATCACGGCCCTCGTCGCGGCCCGCGAGCTGGCCAGGAACGGCGGCGGTGTCGTCATCCACAACCTGATCACCTCGTGGTCGGTGCCCGAGGTCGTGCGCGAACACGGCGGCACGCCCGTCCGCACGCGCGTCGGGCACTCGTTCATCAAGGAGGAGATGGCCCGCAGCGGCGCCATCTTCGGCGGGGAGCACTCCGCGCACTACTACTTCCGCGACTTCTGGAACGCCGACACGGGCATGCTCGCCGCCCTGCACGTCCTGGCGGCCCTCGGGACCCACGACGGCCCGCTGTCCGACCTGGTCGGCCGTTACGACCGCTACGCCGCGTCCGGCGAGATCAACTCCACGGTCGAGGACCAGGCGGGCCGCACCGCCGCCGTCCGCGAGGCCTTCTCGGCGCGCGAGGGCGTCACCTTCGACACCCTCGACGGCCTGACCGTCTCCACCGCCGACTGGTGGTTCAACCTCCGTCCCTCGAACACCGAGCCGCTCCTCCGTCTCAATGTCGAGGCGCGTGACGAGGCGACGATGTCGGCCCTGCGGGACGAGGTCCTCGGCCTGGTCCGCAAGAGCTGA
- a CDS encoding DUF3499 domain-containing protein, producing the protein MESRRGPLKSAVPSNVVSPVRRCSRTACGRPAVATLTYVYADSTAVLGPLATYAEPHCYDLCAEHSERLTAPRGWEVVRLSDASGPARPSGDDLEALANAVREAARPQERAAQAGGGSGARRSDPMEVARRGHLRVLRSPDS; encoded by the coding sequence GTGGAGAGTCGTCGCGGCCCGCTCAAGAGTGCGGTACCGTCCAACGTCGTGAGCCCTGTACGTCGCTGTTCGCGCACCGCGTGCGGCCGTCCTGCCGTCGCGACACTGACGTACGTCTATGCCGACTCGACCGCGGTCCTCGGCCCCCTCGCCACCTACGCCGAGCCCCACTGCTACGACCTGTGCGCCGAGCACAGCGAACGGCTCACCGCGCCCCGCGGCTGGGAGGTCGTCCGGCTCTCCGACGCCTCCGGCCCGGCCAGGCCCAGCGGCGACGATCTCGAGGCACTGGCGAACGCCGTCAGGGAAGCGGCCCGTCCGCAGGAGCGCGCGGCCCAGGCGGGCGGCGGTTCGGGAGCCCGCAGGTCCGACCCGATGGAGGTCGCGCGGCGGGGACACCTCCGGGTGCTGCGCTCGCCCGACTCCTGA
- a CDS encoding metallopeptidase family protein, which yields MDSPVPPRPTEPRPRRRDRHGRGMRGPVAPPQVPLSASRAESFRDLVQDSVERLERRWPQLAEVEFLVLDVPGSLDESVPLGSSAPAGKGSPARIVVYRRPVEIRTKNRDERALLVHEVVVEQVADLLGLSPESVDPRYGQD from the coding sequence ATGGACAGTCCCGTACCGCCCCGCCCCACCGAGCCCAGGCCGCGCCGTCGCGACCGTCACGGCCGGGGGATGCGAGGGCCCGTCGCCCCGCCGCAGGTGCCGCTCTCCGCCAGCCGGGCCGAGTCGTTCCGCGATCTCGTGCAGGACTCGGTGGAGCGGCTGGAGCGGCGCTGGCCCCAGCTGGCCGAGGTGGAGTTCCTGGTCCTCGACGTGCCGGGATCGCTGGACGAGAGCGTGCCGCTGGGCAGCTCGGCGCCGGCGGGGAAGGGCAGTCCGGCGAGGATCGTGGTCTACCGGCGGCCGGTCGAGATCCGTACGAAGAACCGCGACGAGCGGGCGCTGCTGGTGCACGAGGTGGTGGTGGAACAGGTCGCGGACCTGCTCGGCCTCTCGCCGGAGTCGGTCGACCCCCGTTACGGCCAGGACTAG
- a CDS encoding DUF5719 family protein — protein sequence MNRTTLSLLAAVTSLAAVTGFAALTAPDGGTATEATAPARLPVERSSLLCPAPATSDLAETVYTSYTPQSGAGGGSASSSGGSTAELRPAVATLRGPADDAGKAGEEKKDGKDEEEKDGSAKNPPSDKPVVSLEQPGKPVGAKASGSAAPALVGTATGSLAPGWTTQQTTTVSAGSGRGVLGVNCTAPDTDLWFPGASIAKDRQDYVHLTNPDDTGALVDIELYGKDGALKSQLSDGIQVPAGASVPVLLSTLTADPAEDVTVHVTTRTGRVGAAVRGAGDETGSDWLPASADPAGTLVLPGIPADATAVRLVAFAPGDDDAELKVRLASATGTINPAGAESLRVKSGMTASLDMKDVTKGEAGSLLLSPAEGAPASPVVAALQVTRGKGDKQEIAYIPATAPVTERATAADNRAKGSLLSLTAPGETAQVKVTASAGTEGGAQAVKTYTVKGGTTLAVSPPVPAGLKGSYALTVEPQSGGPVHAARTLLLPEDGIQMFTVQTLPDDRGLVAVPAAQQDLSVLGD from the coding sequence GTGAACCGCACGACCCTCTCGCTCCTCGCGGCCGTGACGTCCCTCGCCGCCGTGACCGGATTCGCCGCGCTCACCGCGCCGGACGGCGGGACGGCCACGGAGGCGACGGCACCGGCCCGCCTGCCCGTCGAGCGCTCCAGCCTGCTCTGCCCGGCCCCGGCGACGTCGGACCTCGCCGAGACGGTGTACACGTCCTACACCCCGCAGTCCGGCGCCGGCGGCGGCTCCGCCTCCTCCTCCGGCGGCTCGACGGCCGAACTCCGCCCCGCCGTCGCTACGTTGAGGGGCCCGGCCGACGACGCGGGCAAGGCGGGCGAGGAGAAGAAGGACGGGAAGGACGAGGAGGAGAAGGACGGGAGCGCGAAGAACCCTCCGTCCGACAAGCCCGTCGTCAGCCTCGAGCAGCCCGGAAAGCCCGTCGGCGCCAAGGCGAGCGGCAGCGCCGCCCCCGCGCTCGTCGGGACCGCCACCGGCAGTCTCGCCCCCGGTTGGACCACCCAGCAGACCACCACGGTCAGCGCCGGAAGCGGCCGCGGCGTGCTCGGCGTCAACTGCACCGCACCCGACACGGACCTCTGGTTCCCGGGCGCGAGCATCGCCAAGGACCGGCAGGACTACGTCCACCTCACCAACCCCGACGACACCGGCGCGCTCGTCGACATCGAGCTCTACGGCAAGGACGGCGCGCTCAAGTCCCAGCTGAGCGACGGCATCCAGGTCCCCGCGGGGGCGAGCGTCCCCGTACTGCTCTCCACCCTGACCGCCGATCCCGCCGAGGACGTGACCGTGCACGTCACGACCCGCACCGGCCGGGTCGGCGCCGCGGTGCGGGGCGCGGGGGACGAGACCGGCAGCGACTGGCTGCCCGCGTCCGCCGACCCGGCCGGCACGCTGGTGCTCCCGGGCATCCCCGCGGACGCGACCGCCGTGCGGCTGGTCGCCTTCGCCCCCGGTGACGACGACGCGGAACTGAAGGTGCGACTCGCGAGCGCGACCGGCACGATCAACCCCGCCGGCGCGGAGAGCCTGCGGGTGAAGTCCGGCATGACGGCCTCGCTCGACATGAAGGACGTCACCAAGGGCGAGGCGGGCTCCCTCCTCCTGTCCCCGGCCGAGGGCGCCCCGGCGTCGCCGGTCGTCGCGGCCCTCCAGGTCACCCGGGGCAAGGGCGACAAGCAGGAGATCGCCTACATCCCGGCCACCGCGCCCGTCACGGAGCGGGCCACCGCCGCCGACAACCGGGCCAAGGGCTCGCTGCTCTCCCTCACCGCGCCCGGAGAGACCGCCCAGGTCAAGGTGACGGCGTCGGCGGGCACCGAGGGCGGCGCCCAGGCCGTCAAGACGTACACGGTCAAGGGCGGCACGACGCTGGCGGTCAGTCCGCCCGTCCCGGCCGGGCTGAAGGGCTCCTACGCGCTGACCGTGGAGCCGCAGTCCGGGGGGCCGGTCCACGCGGCCCGCACGCTGCTGCTCCCGGAGGACGGCATCCAGATGTTCACCGTCCAGACCCTGCCGGACGACCGGGGCCTCGTCGCGGTGCCGGCGGCGCAGCAGGACCTCTCCGTCCTCGGCGACTGA